The genomic DNA ATGAGAAAGAATGAAAAGTAcgaaagtttaaaaaataaaaaaaatagagtatttttgaaaaatagcgCATTTTGTCTCAGATATTGTAGCAAATGTTCggaatatattttcataatttaaaacaattcgGTTAATTAATTGATTGAGCTAACGTTTGTTTATCTTTGGCGTTACATAAGTTATGTGTTTCGATTATGCGGactataaaatattgtgatctaGTGAAAAAACTTAAATAATGCGTGCAAGATATGTTATTGTGATGTGACTCATACTATGCAGGAGCAGGTTTGTTCCAGTAAAAAAAGGAGGTGACATTTTCGTTGAACTGTAAGGAATGATAAGCCAGACTTCCGACGCAATTCTCTGATTACATGTTTGTATACTTTCCCGCAATACGCACAGGAAGGAGTTGTTGACATTTAATTGGGAGTTATGAAAAGCCGAAAGAGGCCAATTCTCGGGCTCTGTGATATTATTAGCATGtgcataaaaataaacactgtttCCTAAATTAGAACCAATCGTAAGGCGGTCAAAATGATATATTGGGTCACAATCTAGTAAAAAGCCATCAATTTTCTGTGTTTTGATTTTATCATATCAATCAATTGACTCCATGTCCCGAGTCCACCTTTTCCGACAACGCTTCCTCAACAACGATAGTAGCAGACAACACCGAAATGACGTTGCGTCATTTACGTAACAACATCTACTGGTCACGCATGACCATCTTTGTGATGACGCTGCTTATATTTTCTTGAACTTGGGAAGGCATAGTTCGGGTCTAGCTTCGTCGCCTGGTGTGAATTTTGAGACGGGATTTCCATCACGGTCGACGCACCAACAACGACCGCGTTCAAGTCCATATGATAATTCGCACTGTAATAAAGGAAAcatgtataaatattttatgaaaatcacGTCTTTTTTCGTACCTTCTTGCTTggaattttatttatcatttgttGTATACATGTAATGTCTAATGGTTTACGATATAACTAAATGGACAACTAAACAAACGGATTGGTATTCAAATCTACAAATGAAAACAGACAAATTAACAAACCTGTTCTGGGAAATAATGTCCGTCTTTTTCGCAACTTGGAATCCACTCATGGGGATCAAAGTGGAGTTTTCCCCAAACTTTTTCTGCGTGATAAATGCATGGTTCCTGTAGACAAAAATAAACGTGATTTAGAATTTTGTCACTTTCagtaaatacaaaataaactaaAAGTTTTTACACTTTTTGCCTTGTCAGGTCAAGGATTAGAAATTCACAATTATAGGCCAACTTATTCATGCTCGAGATTCCTACACGTTTGTCCGTCTGTTTGTAATTAAATTCTTGATTACCAGCTTTGAAAATTGAAGGAATTCTTCCTCATTAACAATAAATCATGTTACGACTTCAGTTTCATTTCTGAGTATCTTGTTCGATAATGTTAGATATTTCTTTTAATGATAGGAGTTAGAGGATATGCGTGTCGATAGTTGTACACCATATGGTAACATAGCGTGTGTGTTCTTGGAAATTTCATTAAAAGTTTGCTAACACGTGGTTTGCTGTTAAATTTTGCCGTAATCGCAATATTTCGAAGATAATAAAGGAATTTGATTTTTGCCTCGCATAATTATAGCATAAACCGTTATTAATTATCTCTACTAGAATAtcataaatttgaattatggGTAATACAGAAGTATTGTATCCGCCACCGGCCGCTGCCAATGAAATATTGACGTCATTTTGCCTGTTCTCATTCgaagaattttaatttttgtgtatgTTTGGGAAACATCTCAATTTTTTACAGATGGCGTAGAAATTCAAAGTAAAAAATCCAAATTGTCCGCGAGAAATACTAAGAAATCTGTAAGACGACGCGTTTTTTGGTTTAAAAGCGATTTTAGGCGATTCAGACGTACGGAATCCAGGTTTTTAGAAATTTGAAAGAAGTAGATCGCATTTGCGATAAATTTGTCAGTTTGGACATCGATAAGAAATGACATAAGCCAATTTCCtggcaataatattattcacaaTCTACCGATGGTATCGCAGCCACGTTTCGATATTTGAGACTACAATAAGCGTTTCATTCGTTATCAATGCTTCATTCATTATTCAAATCCAGAAAATTTCTcgatacaaaaaaatcaaaaaatggcGTAGTGATGGACACGAAGCGTCGAGACTTTTCTCGCCCGTAGTTTTGTGAGATATTCAGCGCAATAATTCGGGTTTGTAATTGGGATTTATTTTAACGTCACCTTTCCGCCTGTGTGATCGGAAGTCAAATAAGTCGCGTTCAAGTTTCACACTTTCATACAATTACAACGTCATTGATGCCAGATTACAGATCAAACCCCATGTCGGGTCAAGTGTTTCCTGGCCTTTATCGGAGATTTATCTTTTAATTGCGGCaaatcattttaataattaCCTCACGTCTGAAATGTATAATGTGACAACAGTCAGCCTGTCTTACGACAAATTTAAGAATTGGTGCCGCGACTTTTACGACCGATGCTCGACTATCAAATTTTAATCCACCCATTATAAAAAGACAATTATTAATCGATTGTGATTTTTGAAATGCGGTTGGCATGTTAGGTCGTGTTAATCAGTCAGTCGTGTGCGCATACTCGGAATTTAGATAACTTTTGAAATCGCGAATTgttaatgaaatcaaatcttcTTGTTGGATGCGGTTACTTTTCGACTACAAATCTTATTTTTGCTTTCCAAATTACTGGGTTTCAATTCTTACcatattattaattacaagATAGGCACGAGTTCCATGTCTAAAATCTGTTTTGCAAGTTGAAAAATTCcgaataaaaatatgtttttgaattttcttgTGGATTTTGTGTCGCAAATAACTCAATAATTATATACCCTTTGCACGAAACTTAAAGTTTTAGTTCGAAACACTTAACTTAATTTCTATTGTCAGTTTTACGCATTCAGTTTTAAATTCACTTACCGGTGCATTTTGGAATGGAGCTGTTGGGGGTTCGACTGGTCTGGTTGACTGTGTCACTGGTTCTctgttaaatacaaaataaaatttcaatgaaggCAACTATTgtcttgaaatatatattaatataaacaagGATGGAAGTCTctgattcatattttattcgTTATTAGCTCTATTGCAATCACCCCAAAGAAAataattctatatatatttaagtacCTACATTTTTGGAATGAACGGATTAAGATGGCTCATATCTTCAGTTGGCTTTTCTGGCTGTTCACTgaaaaggaaaataataaaacttggTTACCTTCGTGCGTCAAATGAGATGAAATAACCTATTATAACTTATTTTAACTTACTTGTCTGGAACTTCGACTGTGTGAACGGTGTTGTCTTCAAGACCCATGcctgcaaaaaatatataaaaattaaaatttgaatatcgGAGACTTCCCAACACTGCGATTTTGACGTTTCACCCATAATCGTTGGAACTTTCAGAGCGTGTCACTAGATCACGTTCGTGGCCAAATTTAGGTTAAAACTAATTTTAGTCACATTAGCGAAATCGGGTATAATATAATTGCGTATATTTTTCGGTATGTTATGCTTCGAAATAGAAGAACGAATTTTCTATATCAGAAATGAACAAACGTCGAAATAGATTATAAATAGTTTAGAAATGAAACATATTAAGTCGACTCATTTAGACACACGTTTTAACGCGTCGTGCGTATTAACCGAACGATTCGGAATATTCTTACAAAATTGAATTCTCACCGTGACTAATGTCCGAAGGAAGTTTCCGCCGCGTCATGTGACTCATTATCAGTTAATTTGTCCGGTGTGATTTGAGAGTTAAATTgtgtaatttcaaaatttggctCAAAATCCCCTTGGCAAGGAATATGGTTTTAAATTCGCGATGGgatattatgtatatatattataattgcaATAACCATAATTTCAGCTAATATCGGGAAAATTACGCAAGGAACAATTATATCAATTTTTGGATGTTAATTTGTTCTTATTTTAAGCATTCAAAGCCGCATATATGCGGTGTGTTATAAGTTGGGAGATAATATTTTGTCTTGTATTTTAATGCTGTCATTAACATTACCATAATTCTATGGAATGGTTAAATTGTGTCCGTTTTAATCTTAATtggatttttaaaatgataCTAATTGGTATAGCATTTACACTAAAGATCGACATATACTTTGGAAGCACGCGGTACGTTtgggtttcaaaatttttcgacTTTGAGAATAAGATGTCAGCGATAGATTCTTGCGCAACCGCACCTCACACCGAAACTTATAAAGTAATCAATTTTAAGTCGCTTTGTTTGCGATAAAATTAGATTATAGATTTAATAGATGCGCTTTTTCTCCAAAAAGGTGTGTCAGTTTCTGCTATATAAAgcctaaatatttgaattaagcCTAAACAAAACCACCCTAAGATCGTATATACCAGACAAATTGTTTGTTGATACTTAGATTATAAATCCGATTCAATGTGACTTCTATTCATGAGAATGTAGTAATCGTTCAGAAGCTTATCTCTGTATGGAACCATGATCGCTTAATTTCCTCGAATTTATCGATGATCTGGTTTCACGGAGAGCGTGCCGACACACCCATAAACGCCTATTGTAATTTTCCATTTGCTGACGAAATcgattttatagtaaaattCGAGGTTCATTgcgaaaatttattcaaaatggtACTTGGTTTTTGGGGAGGAATTAGTTCGTGATAAAAAGCCTATAAATCACCTAAATGAATTATTGTTAATTTATACTCTTACCTGTTAAGGGATCGTATAATTCCGGAATGTATACGCCTTCCTCGTTTTCGTCACCGTCTTCATATGCAACTCCGGTTAAAATATCGATAAACTGTTGGCGAGTGACACAGATGAAATCTCCCATGACAGCTTCCATAAAATAATCTGCGGGGCCATAGTCCCTGTATTCTTCCGATGTCATCGGAGGCGGAATACATTCAAGTCCTGTTTCGCAAAGTCCAGTGGCGACTCCACATTTTTCACCCAATTTCTTTGCGCACATTTTGCAACACCCGCAATTGGGCTCTTCAATTACTTCGCAGTTTGGCCCCGGAACGACAGTGGGACATTGTGCTCGATCGGCATCGGTACATTTAGTACATTTTGAAGGTCTGTGAACTGGCGATGCTGCCGTCAATGCACCGGCATccaaaaatagaaatatgagTGCAGCGCTCGAAATAAGTAAGAAATTTGCTTTTGATGTCATAGTAATGCTTGCCATTGCGTGTGATGATTATGCTTCAGTGAACAAGTTTAAAGTTTCAGtttgataaatataatatagtTTTGTTTAATTAATTATAGAGCTGTAAATATATAAAGCAAAATTTACAATACTGACTAATATTAGAATCGTAGTATTAGTTATATCCTTATTCTCTCTGACTCCATTTGTTGTGCTGCTTCGCCTAAAGACTGAAACTTGCTTCTGACAGTTTATAAAAGTCGTTCGCGAATCTATTTCGATAAATTTCGACCGAGAGTAACTTCAAAATCCGTAAGGTGATAAATGCTTCGGGTTTACGATTGTCCAAACTATCAGTTGGAGGCGTTGTCTGGTGTCACAACTACACTCATTATGAATTATTTCCGAACGAATCAGAATTTCGACATTGACCGGCAATAGCACAGGAGCCATTGAATTAAACCTTTTGAGAAATTGTCGCCAAAATATCATATGATTAAGTTTATTCCCAGGTTGTTCAGTGTATTGCTTAGATTGTCATAGGTAGCGTTGATCACCAAAGTTTCGTTTTATCGTACAACTTGACAGTCGGAACCCTCAGCcctttattgtatttttatacTAGATCCAAACTGACACTTTCTAGATTTAAGTGTGGGATTGAGTC from Styela clava chromosome 12, kaStyClav1.hap1.2, whole genome shotgun sequence includes the following:
- the LOC120329332 gene encoding insulin-like growth factor-binding protein 5; the protein is MASITMTSKANFLLISSAALIFLFLDAGALTAASPVHRPSKCTKCTDADRAQCPTVVPGPNCEVIEEPNCGCCKMCAKKLGEKCGVATGLCETGLECIPPPMTSEEYRDYGPADYFMEAVMGDFICVTRQQFIDILTGVAYEDGDENEEGVYIPELYDPLTGMGLEDNTVHTVEVPDNEQPEKPTEDMSHLNPFIPKIEPVTQSTRPVEPPTAPFQNAPEPCIYHAEKVWGKLHFDPHEWIPSCEKDGHYFPEQCELSYGLERGRCWCVDRDGNPVSKFTPGDEARPELCLPKFKKI